The following coding sequences are from one Triticum aestivum cultivar Chinese Spring chromosome 5A, IWGSC CS RefSeq v2.1, whole genome shotgun sequence window:
- the LOC123104085 gene encoding probable E3 ubiquitin-protein ligase XERICO, which yields MGISSMPAPKESLLIYLLYHAVVSIAALAGLLRAALVFLGLPAPPSLLAGEDADGADQLTAATPAGPSLAERFRSRFRPARFGRRRGAAASPTPDCRVCLVRFEADAVVNRLPCGHLFHRACLETWLDYDHATCPLCRSRLLPAATTAADESWSPPAPTLTAWI from the coding sequence ATGGGCATCTCCAGCATGCCGGCGCCCAAGGAGAGCCTCCTGATCTACCTGCTCTACCACGCCGTCGTCTCGATCGCCGCCCTGGCGGGCCTCCTCCGCGCCGCGCTCGTCTTCCTCGGCCTGCCCGCGCCGCCCTCGCTgctggccggggaggacgccgaCGGCGCCGACCAGCTCACGGCCGCCACCCCGGCGGGCCCCAGCCTGGCCGAGAGGTTCAGGAGCAGGTTCCGCCCCGCGCGGTTCGGCcggaggcggggcgcggcggccTCGCCGACGCCCGACTGCCGCGTCTGCCTTGTTCGCTTCGAGGCGGACGCCGTGGTGAACCGCCTGCCCTGTGGCCACCTCTTCCACCGCGCCTGCCTCGAGACCTGGCTGGACTACGACCACGCCACCTGCCCGCTCTGCCGCTCCCGGCTCCTCccggccgccaccaccgccgccgacgagtcgTGGTCGCCGCCGGCCCCCACCCTGACGGCCTGGATTTAG